Genomic segment of Apium graveolens cultivar Ventura chromosome 7, ASM990537v1, whole genome shotgun sequence:
TTGATTACTCGCAGTCCACATGTCAGTTGTAATTGCTACTCGACTCGAAATACTGTCCAACAAACTCGAGGTCTTCACCTTTTCATATTCATAAATATGAAAAATCTCATTTTCTATTGTATTTCTACTAGGCACTTTGAAGAGTGGTTGAAGCCGTGCTGAATATCTTTTGAATCCAATGTGATCAACGATGCATAGAGGATATTCATGCATGATAATCATCTTTGCAAGCTCTTGTTTTGCTGCGTCATGATTGAAGCTATAAGCAACTAATTCCGGATGATCTTTATTGAAATTGCTTGCCAAAAGCTTTTGCCTTATACTCTCTTGAGGCTTCCTGTTATGTTTCTTGACATAGTGATTATTCAGATGCGATGTCCCGCTGCCCGAATCACCTTTCATTTGCTTCTTACAATATTTACAAATAGCTTTCAAACTACCGTCAATTACCTGCTTAGTAAAGTGGTTCCAAACATTACTCTTTTCCCTTCCTGAACCTCCTTCTACAATTTTTTTACACTCGGCAGTAGCATCATTATTGTCGATTAATATAACATCTGGATCAGGGGCTGAGTTACTGTCTTTGTTGGCAGATTGCAACTCATTTGACGAAGGTTGAGAATTTTCATCGGATACAAACTGGGAATTAGGAATTGATTGTGAAGACATGGCTGCACAATATAGAAAATATATCGATTTGTCACACACATACTCACATTATGATATTAAATATCGGAAAAAGAACAACTACGAACTAACAAGTAACAACAATGGAATCATAATTAGTTAATACAGAATAACTATATACGGAATGATATTTAACAAAAATACAACATTTTAAGGTTTCTAATGAATACAAGATAGTAAATaacaaaaatccaaataaagtAAGTTGTAAGTCGTAACTAACAACTAAAAAGTATCGAACACGAAATCTACTAATCTAGGATTAAAGATTCGAAACATGGAATTAAAGAATCTAGGGTTTGCACATAATcgatttgaaaatataaattagTAATTAGTAAATTACCTATGAGTGTTGATTGAAATTCGAAAGATTGTCCTTTGATGAATGATGAATATTTTCCTTTGCAGCTCGGCGAACACGAACAACACTAATGGTCACAGCGGCGGTGTTTTGAATAATAGATGTGTGATAGGGAATTAGGGATACACATAATACTGATACACCATCTAATATACACATGCCTACCCCTGGACTAATggattaaaaatatatattactTATCTTGGTAATccaaatacatatatattatttatatacaatattatatatatatatgtattggattttttcggatttcgggtttGGATCTGGTTTGGATCGGGTTtggatttcggatcgggtttcgGTTCGGaatacctaatatccaaatccaaatccaaactCATTCGGGTTTAAAAAAtgaatccaaatccaaatccaaaataTCGGGTTCGGTAAAATCCAATCGGGTTGAAACGGGTCAGGTATCCATCGGATCAGATTTTTCTGTCATCCCTAATTCTAAGAGGTATGTACATTATAATAGGTTAAAAACtctttaaattaataattattaatttatcgataaattaataactctttaaattaataaatttctCCGGTCCCGacattattaatttatagagTTTTTACTGTATTTGTAATTTTGTATCATCAAATGCATTATTCCCATTCTCTTACTTTATCGAGACTGATTTCTAATGCGTTCATTTCCGCAGAAAGCTAAACAATATTCAAAGTTCACATAAAAAGCATATTACATATCTTAAATGTCGTGTATGATACCGCCGCCGTCTGATGGACTTGGGGATCTTTTGTTCCCAATTAATGAGACCCCATTTTGTTTTGATGTAAAAAAAGGAGGTTTTTGACCTATGATTGATTGGTTTTGTTTGTTGATGATAATCGTGGTAAAATTTGGCAACTCCAAGCTATAGATTGATTTGTACTATTGTTACTTACGATATTTCTTCGAATTTTCTTTTTATCCTTTCAAACAAACGGAAATGATTGaagtttttttattttagttgGTATCGTGTTAGGTCTAATTCCTATTCATTTTTGGATTATTCGTAACTGGATATTTACAATACAAACACGGCAATTAGTTGGACCTTTGATTAACTAGGGATTTTTGTCCGCGCTACGCGTgctaaaaaattattattttttttaaatttattaaataatataaagagaaATATTTACGTAATTTTTCAGTTGAACACTAACACAGCATTACTTTTTTGACGACTTTTTTTTACGCGAATATTCTTTTCACATATAATgagaaaatatatttattaaatttgaGCTAATAACACATTACGTAATTTTTCTATTGACAGTAAGACAACATGACGTGTTGAATATTACTCAGCGTCTCCTTGTACTTGATAACATTTTCACATAAATAGCATCAATAGCAAATCAATAGCATAACCAGCCCGAAAAGGATTACATTTGAGTAAGATTACATTAGAAAATAATTACATTTGAAATAGATTTAGAAAATTTAATCTACCACTATTAGCTTACAATTTTGCTGTATAACAAAAACATGTTATGCATAGTATACATGTCAACAATCTTCTTATAAGAAGTTTATAAAACATAGcatatagatagatagataacTGAGATCATAAGTTATACCTAAGATAATAAAACTTCATTTTTCTGACATTAGAATTTATAGCAATGACGTTAAATCTTCAAGAGCACAAGTCAAACACTACAATTGTGACAATCTGAGTTCCTGAGATGATATCCACAAATGTTAGCATACATATCTGAAAGCTGAGAAATCATCTCTTCCACTCTTCCTCTTATATCAGTATTGGTGACAGTACTATACATTTCATTAGAGGTGTTATTTATTTCAGCTGGTCAGTTTAAGCAAATGTTGATCAAGAATGAGAATGACACAGCTAGTCTCTAAACAGCCTAAACATGCTCAATATGGTGAAAATGAAGACCATTAATATCCTGTGATTTATAAGATCTTCTTATTAGATACATTTCAGAAAACATGAAGATGGAATTGCACATTATACTTGATAAACAGTCATATCTATTACTTATAAAAACTGTACTGATGAATATTGTGACTAACACAATATGACTCGAAACAATAGAACATGTGAATCACAACTTGCATTTGAGGCTGATGCAAGTGATAACATTTAAAAAATGCAGACATTGATTCCATTGTCAAACATTGACACATTTGTGAAAGATGTATTCACTTTAAACTTCCACTATAAGTTAGAAATGTGTCCGTAAACCAAAAACATGGTATGCACAACATATACGTCAAGAATCTTGTAATCAAAATAAGGTTATAGAAATATGGGATACAGATAGTTAGATAAAAATTCTAGATATATAGGTTCAATTGAAGATAACACAATTACATTGCGTAAATTTAATAATTCATTTCATAAAGTAAAATCTTGAAAAACATCAGTTGAAGAGTGCATTTGTGACATTTTGAGTTCCAAAGATGTGCCATCTTCAAACCCTTTGGCCATAGTTCACCTTCTTCCCGATAGTTTCCTTGGACTGCTATAGTGCAAAGTGAATTCCACAAGTCTACCTGAAGCGGAGGTTAATCTAGCAGGTCTAATGGTCTATTACTCCGTGCATTTGGACATATTTTGTTTGCTGGGAGGAGGATATCATTTCCAGCAATGTTATTATACATGTCTGAGAGCAGAGTAATAATCTCTTTGATTAATTAACATTTTTTTTATTGATTTCTTCCTTTTTTGAACCCGCCAGGGTCTTTGTTAAGGAAACTGTTCCCGAATGATCTATCATGGGCTCTGCCACGTATCCGATTTAGGAACATATGGCTCTATTTCTACTCCGGCTAAACACAAAATCAATGGCAACTAATAAGATAAAAAGGGCTTTTCTCGCTTAGTATTACTATCGCAACTAAAAAAATATGAAATGAATTAAGCAAGAAGGCATTAGCATTAGAGTTCATACCAAATATCACACAAGTTCTCTATTTCAAACTCACCGTGTAGTAATCACAAAATATGTTGGTCATATTCCCGATTGTTTGTGCCTCATTGGATGAGTAATATAAATTCGGTTGTTTGTGTCACATTACGTGAGtaatataaatacaatttttaCAAAATAAACGATATCAACGAAAATTAGGCCATTTATTTTCCTTTCCCTTTCCTTAATACTCTCGACCAAACACCCCCCAACAAAATAGGCCGACATATTAACAGCAAGAGAGTAAAAAAGTAAAAAAGAGTACCTGATTTCATACCAGGGTTTCTTGTTACAAACATTTCCCTCCGTTTCATTTCGATCATGAAGTTCAATTTCGATAGCTGTGGAGTTAACAATCATCAAAACTTCATCGAGAAAGAGGTCCCTGATGAGGAACCAGGCTCGGTTCTCTCCCTGTTAACTCCTGATCTTACCAACTCTAGCCCCTCTACTTCTCAGGTTTCTTCATTTTACATGATTTTATGTTcttgtatgtgtgtgtgtgtgtgtgcgtgtttAAGATTTCTTCGAACTCTAAACTCTTAAGCTATCTTTTACTTGGTGTTAATTGTAACAATTTGTGCTTCCTGATTGTGATCATAATTAAGCTGACAGTTTTGGTTGCTCTATTTGTACTGTCTGTGTGCTTAAAAAATGATATGTGTTAATTTACCCGTGTGTTCTTGCTTTTGGTATCCGTCGTTAGGTTTAGTAATTGTTGGACATTAGTGTGTTCTAGTGATTGCTTGCATTATGTTTTTTCTGTTTTGGAGTGGTGAAGTTAATGGTGGGAGAATATTGTGGTTATTTAATTGACAGGCATTACCAGATATGTCGATAAGGGTTGCGAGGTGAGTTAGTAAGATTGTTTCTCTTTGAGATTTTGTAATCATTTAAAGGACAGTAGTGACTCTGATGTTGTATGATGGTGCAATAGGGAGAAAGCTACTCCTCCTCAAGTCAAATCGGCAACGGTGATACGGGCTGAGGAGATGCAGGCGGGTCTAGGATCTGAATTTCCTAGTTTTGTCAAGTTGTTGGCACAATCACATGTTTCCAGCTGTTTCTGGATCGTAAGCACGCTTAAACAATATGACTTTAATTATCTTATCCCTCAAGTGCTTTTATAATTTGATACCATGGTacatgaatatattgttgctcATTTTGAGTACAGGGCCTTCCTACGCCATTTTGCAAGGTCCATCTACCAAATGAAGACGCCATTCTTATCCTGGAGGATGAAAATGGTGAATGTACTGAACTGGAGTATGTAGCAGAGAAGACAGGACTTAACGCTGGATGGAGAAAGTTTGCTGTAGGACAGAAATTGCTTGAAGGAGATGTTTTGCTCTTCCATCTAGTTGAGCCCCTGAAGTTCAAGGTGACACTAGAACTTGATTAATCCGTGCCTTAGGTTTGCACATTAAAATTCTTTGTTCGACATATACCTTATGTCTCTAACAAACAGAGGGAATGGAGGAGTAAGTTCTATTTCCCACTCCAGCATCTAGTTACAAACTAACAACAGTCCATATGTATCACGACTCCAAGCCCCCACTTTACTGTCAGGACCTATGTCAAGAAGCTGTCACAGTGTAAAGCATACTTATGTTTGTATGTGCACACCTATAAATGATATTTAGAAATGTTTAATGCCTTGGTATTAGAGACTCAGAGCTTTTGTTACATGGAGAGGCGATCAGCTGactataaattatatttttttagaattttaacTTTGGCATTCTTATTTTGGCATTCTTATTCTGTTAATTTGTGATTATTTCGTCGCATGATTTAGACCATCCTCATTTCGTAGGTATATGTAGTAAGGCAAAATGAACTGACTGATGAGGATGGTGCTGTCAGCCAACTGAATATGGATGAGAATAGAAAACAAATTCAAGCAGGTTTGTGTGTACCTAAATCAGTATTTATAGCATATTTTAGATGTTTGATGTGTTggtcttttcttttttcttttgcGTAGTTTTGATGTGCTAAACTTTCTTCAAATTTTTGAATAGCAAATGAGAGAGGAACTATAAAACCTCTAACGATAAGGAAGCGGAAGCATCCAAGTGAACCAACTATAATTcagaagaaaaacaagaaaatgtTGGTGTCGAGATCAGTATGGGACCTGGGCCAGCTAACGGAACAATCTGGGAATGACAGTGAAGAAGTTGGTTCAGAAATTTTGGAAGGTTCGAAGTTGTCTAAAACATCAGTTCCTTTTAAATATGTTAACAGCTTCGAGGACTTCCACATTGTGGTAAATGATGTGTGCATAGATTCTGAATTGACTGAGGATATAAGGTTAAAGTATTACGACCTTTGCTGCAAGAAGAAAGCATTCCTTCACGGCAAATTTTTCCCAGGCCTCTATCCAAAACTTATTGCAGGCATCATTGGTGAAACTGTGAACATTGCAGATGCCATAAAAGGTTGCAAACATACTACCTCTTGGGATGAGTTTGCAGTTTGGGACAAGTCCTTGAAATCATTTGAGCTTTTGGGCATGGAAGTTGGATTTGTACGTGATCGTCTCCATAAACTAAGAGGCCTTGCCTTCGAATCTCAAGGTGCCTCAGACTTCAAGAATTATCTAGGAGCAATACCTAAACGAATTCATGCTGAAGATGAAATCAGAATTGCTGAAGCAAAGCTTGTGGAATTGAAGGCAGCTTCCGAGAAAAATGAGGCTGACTTTATAATTCTGAGATCAAAAGCTGAGAAGCATGTGTCTGACTTTCAGGAAGAGGTTGATGCTCCATGGTGACATACAGAATGAATTCTAAATGTTGTCTTTGGATGCATAGTAGTTTAGTGCAACTTAGGTATAAGGAAACTGCTACCTGTGGCAAAAGTAATAGAGTATATAAATGTAATAGATTTAACTGATTACTTTCTCTTTTTAATTTTGGAGTGGGAAGATTTTGCAGTGCCAGTTTGTAAGAACATAATATACCCGGAAATGAAAAATAGAATGAGGATCAAAAGTAGCATTTATAATGGTCGGTAGATTAAATACAAATTCTAAATTGTCATTATAATTATGAAATTGATTCTTACTGAGTTTAATCTTATGAAGTAAGCATAGTCCTGAATAAATACAAACTTACCATTGTATGTTTTATTGGTCAGAATACAATATTGTCAGGAAGTAACCTTGTTCGCAGTTCTGAGTTGCGATATCCCGGCAGAGTTCTGAGTTACTCGATTTTTTTAAATCAgctgatttttcaaaaatcgtgATAAATCctcctcctctctctctctctctctctctctctctctctctctctctctctctctctctctctctctctctctctctctctctctctctctctcttttatttgaTTTGTCTCAGCCTCCctcccccccctctctctctctctcgcccccCCACCCACCGGCCGTTTGGCAGGTAACAATCTACCCTGCTCTTTATCTTTCCGATTCTTGGGGGTGTTTTGTTTTTATCTTttaaaattgtaaataaaaaCAAAAGGTAATCTGATTAAATTTTGATGTAATTAGGCCTATTCACAATTTGAAATTGTAGATTTTATTAATTAGGTTATAAAGATTTGAACTTTAATGTAATTCAAATTTGATTATCATATATTTTAAAAAAGATTTATTTTTTATGTTAGTTTGTTACATTCTTTTGTTTCTGCTAGCCTCTAAATTTGTTTGATGTTTGTTGTGTAATATAGATTGTTATAGACATTCTGAACACAGAATCATGTAAATGACCTACTAGGATGACATTAACTTATAAATGATTTGAGTGTGAGTAGATAAGGGTGGCTTTAGCTGTAGCAGGTGATTAAGGTAGGATTTAAATTGAACAGCCAAGGGAGGCGATAAGTTTGTCTGCATTTCTGAAGGCGGGGGCAAAACCGCTTTTGTGTGTTCTTGGGATTTAGGTAGAGTACTTATGCAGGGCAGGGTTAAGAAGAGAGATAAACCTCTCCCCGTATAGGATCCGATAGATTTACAAAGTAATAGGCTGACTGAGTCTTGTTAGGAAGGTAGGAAAAATTCGCCTATGTCTGGTTTGCGAGAATTTTTGATATGACCTTTTATGCTCTGGTGCAGCATGCAGTTGGCCTATAATCGCCCATGGAGGCTGGCACAACGATTTTAGGGACCAAAGAAATCAGCTTAGTAAGCTTCCCTGTTACTGATTAAGAATTAAATATTAAAACCATGACCCACAGCTGTTGTGCACAATGCTCGATCTGCAAGAAGTTAGCTACAGGGGCATATCCAAGTTTTTAACAAGATGTCGTTTGAGAATTTCTTGAAAATGGTTAGGAGCCACTCTTTTTTACATCAGTATGTCGTCAATGCGCATATCTATCCTTATCTTGAACAACGAGAACTTTTGAGATTGATCCATCCAaaatttgtttgactaaagaaGTAAGAGTAATTAAAATCCCCTTGCATCTATTAGACTCCCTGTTTTGTGATCCATGGCACTCTAGAGTTTGTGTAAGTATATTGTCAAGAGAGATAAATTCATCAAGGTGGAGAGAAATACAGCTGTACTGATCTAGATGAAGAGAATCCAAATTTACACACTGTTGCTAACATTCTGCTTCAAAATAGTGGTATGAAGATTGCCATCATATCTATTTAGACCAATAAAAATAAGGCCCTTTTAGCAATTTTGAGTTTATCAAAGAGGACATGAAGAGGATTCCAAGAGACTTGAGTGGTCCAGCTTTGAGGAACCAACTCATCAAATTGGAACATGAAAAAGAGTACGGCAATGGCTTGGGGATACTAAGAGCATAATTTTTAAGTAGAAACAACAGTTGGACAGTGCTCTGAAACGCCCTGGTGTAATTTTGCTTCAGACCTGGTGAGCTGCAATAGCCAGTTGCTAATGGTGATTTCTTCTCCTACCTTGCACCCGGTTATCGAGCCATAACTCGTTTTCAGATAAACCCCATAAGATTATCATAACTGAAAATTTTAACATGATTAAAGTTTTAGAGACTTGTTGTTGGAGGGGAAGGGGGTGGGTTGTTAGCTTTTCTCCGATGCCTACACAGTTGGCAAGCCATCACAGGTATAGAAAACCAAAAACCGAACTTTGAAATACCCGAGGGAGTTTTAATGGGAGGAGTATCCTCAGAGTTAGTTGTTGAACCATTAACCACTTGTTGAGGAACTACACAGACATGTCTGTTGGAGAAGGTAGCCTGAGTATCAGAGTTCCCCGGGTTCAACACCAGAAAGTCAATATAGTTGTAATTGTACTCTCAAATTTTCAAGTTTGAGCTTATTGTACTTCTGTGAGATTATTTAATAGTGAATAAATTGGACATCAGGACATTAGAGTATGATTCATTACAAAAATTTCTATAAATTACTGAATCTACTACGTAGGGGTGAACAAAAAATTTCATAACCGTCCAAACCAACCGTTTCAAACCGCCCAAACCGAAATTTAATGGTTTTGTAACGGTTTGGATCGGTTATGGTTTCATTTTTCCAAAACCCGAAAAATAACGGTTTGTTTTGGATTTGTCTTTTATACCGCTCGTTATATCCAAATCACCCGAAtctattaaaatattttaattatatattttgaGGATACATATATTagataaattattaatatttataagtAGTTGAATCCATGCTATGTTAAGTTCACTTGAATGTTACATATTGAAGTTAAAAGATCCAAATTATTAAATAATGAATTTGTTTAGTTGATAATTTATTAACTTATTAAATTTTTTACCTAATAAATATATGCACATATTTTTCTTAACGGTTTAAACGGAAACCGCCCAACCCGAACCGTTATAGTTTGGGTGGTTTGGTTATATCAGTAACAGTTATGGTTACGGTAatggttaaataaaatgtaaaaccGCTAAATTTGGTTTGGATGGTTATGAGTTCTAAACCCGCCCATTTCACCCGATACTCACCCCTACTACTACGTGCGTCCTGATTCAGCAATTTTTATCATGTACTAGCCTGTCTGTGTCCTACTTTGCAAATCTACTTTGTGCGTCCCAGGTATTTTTGTTTGATATGTTTGCATTATTTTCTTCCAGGACTGGAGTTTTAGTTGGCTGCATAGCAGTGTTGAATGTGCACTAAATTtccttcttttttattttttatcattCTGGCATGCAGTAATTATGTGCCTCAGTCTGTCCGGGGTCCTTGAGAGCGCCAAATCAGGGGCGTTTGGATGCACCGGGGGAATGGGAATCGGGAATGAGAATGAAGGGTATGGGAATGAGGGTTAATGGTAATGGGAATGGAATGGAAACAAAGGGGTAATGGTGAAGAAATGTGATTCCCATTCCCCACCACTAAATTGGTAATCAAAACACTATCACTTAGATTTAAGGTTCCGATTCCCGTTAACCGGGCACATTAACCCTCAACCAAACACCCCAGGTTGTGTCAAATGGCGTACGAGTTAAAAGCCTTGTATTGATGCCTATCTACAGTTCATAAACTTGTATCTGTAAATTACCAACTATGTTGTTACCTGTGAACCATGTTGGTATTTCTGCCGTTTTTTAATCATGAAAGTAGTTTTTGTAAAAAACTTGACCTGCTTTCCACATATTTTACTTCTGGAGTTTGGGCTATGATATGTCAGAAGTCCTGTAAGAAAAGTCTTCATCCTGAATCTTTATAATCTAATCTCTCCAGAAATTACCAAAGTGGATTGGTTTGAGCCTGAAATTCTACTGTCTGTAGTGTTATGCTGTGTCATGGATTGAATAACTTGCTGTTGGAGGTTTAAATTCTGGGGTGCTATAACGTCTCCTTATCCCAATAAATTCTTAATATTTGAAATAAATTGTTAGACACGTATTTGAAGACTTTTATCTTATTATTATACttacataaattattttaaaaactttttttattaatataaaaattaaatgttTAAATTTCTattcaaaataaaaaaatcttaaaaataatatatagaaTTATATCAGATAAAAATCTTAAAATACGTATTAATCTCTTCATTTTAAATATTACTCCCTACGTTcctaaaaacgtttcctattTGTGTTGGACATGTTTACAAAtacacacttttgattgttaatatctttaaattcgtattagtattaaatataaaaatttcactgtattaaaatactgataaatacgaatccgaggagatcactcatgactatgtttgaaattatagattagacgtaaattagtagttaATCGTTTACCGTGAACAGTACCGAAAGTCAAATTAGGAAACGTTTAACGGAACTGAGGGAGTAAGAATGTATCGGGACGGAGGGAGCATGATTTACAAAAAGGCTTGTTCTATTTGAGACAGTGACACTGTTGATATAATATCAAATGTACCCCACTATTGATCCAATATCAAATTCAAATGTACTGAACTTACTTGACAAGTTCTTACCTGAAGCAAGTGGTATTGAGTTGACATGTCTACAACAATCAATAGATAAAAATAAAATGGTCAAAAAAAGGTCTTTCAAACTGATTTCCAATTTTATACAAGAAAAGTGAAGCAAAATAATTCAATTTTAGATTTCTCAAATATGTTTAATTTTCAAATATTGACGAAGTGTTTTCTTAAATTTGTTTTTAGAGTTCAAATTTTGATAATAATTTTAGTACATTTGCAATTTTTAACATGCATGGATGTTATATATGATTTATTAATGTTGaacataatttttagaaaatatagTTATTAATCATAATTCTAACAATTCCCGATTAATGTTGCATAAGG
This window contains:
- the LOC141673025 gene encoding B3 domain-containing protein Os01g0234100-like, with translation MQAGLGSEFPSFVKLLAQSHVSSCFWIGLPTPFCKVHLPNEDAILILEDENGECTELEYVAEKTGLNAGWRKFAVGQKLLEGDVLLFHLVEPLKFKVYVVRQNELTDEDGAVSQLNMDENRKQIQAANERGTIKPLTIRKRKHPSEPTIIQKKNKKMLVSRSVWDLGQLTEQSGNDSEEVGSEILEGSKLSKTSVPFKYVNSFEDFHIVVNDVCIDSELTEDIRLKYYDLCCKKKAFLHGKFFPGLYPKLIAGIIGETVNIADAIKGCKHTTSWDEFAVWDKSLKSFELLGMEVGFVRDRLHKLRGLAFESQGASDFKNYLGAIPKRIHAEDEIRIAEAKLVELKAASEKNEADFIILRSKAEKHVSDFQEEVDAPW